A window of Haloarcula sp. H-GB4 contains these coding sequences:
- a CDS encoding sulfite oxidase translates to MTDDLLDSPGGRLLASVAAAIAGLAGSYAVTGYAPAFIASPIERTLARSMPGIIVSTAISTLGSLGQQLNLLFAIGLAGLFIALAARAAILTGQLANNRALPVVGTAVVTWAVGVVLTGEVVLAAGPAVPAAAVVGLAQALDGLGDRMSPISSKRRRALSTVGVAVGAATVGYTAGNRRSVVATGDDAPALNAPGADLEDVDEKLAVAAESALDFDDIDPLVSESFYEVDINSIDPELSAADWSLSITGAVDEEVTLTYADILEMDAENRFVTLRCVGESLNGYKTDTALWTGVPVDRLLEEAGIQSGCECVMLRADDDYYEEFPIDALRGGMLAYGMNGKILPRGHGYPVRALVPGHWGEVNVKWLSEIEVLDEEADGYWEKRGWQGTGPVNPVAKLHHESMLSDGRRRIGGHAYAGLRGVQRVEVSTDGGETWADATLSDQLPAAGGDGPAEDAWRQWEYTYDPPSDGHTVVVRMVDQRGETQPEDETDSYPSGASGWVSKQYS, encoded by the coding sequence ATGACTGACGACCTCCTCGACTCGCCCGGCGGTCGGCTGCTGGCCAGCGTTGCCGCAGCTATCGCGGGCCTGGCCGGGTCCTACGCGGTGACCGGCTACGCGCCGGCATTTATCGCCTCGCCAATCGAGCGGACGCTCGCGCGGTCGATGCCCGGCATCATCGTCTCGACCGCGATCTCGACACTCGGCAGTCTCGGCCAACAGCTCAATCTCCTGTTCGCCATCGGACTCGCTGGGCTGTTCATCGCACTGGCGGCCAGAGCAGCCATCCTCACCGGCCAACTGGCGAACAATCGTGCCCTCCCGGTTGTCGGAACAGCCGTCGTAACCTGGGCCGTCGGCGTCGTTCTCACCGGCGAAGTCGTCCTCGCCGCTGGCCCGGCGGTGCCCGCCGCCGCCGTCGTGGGACTCGCACAGGCGCTGGACGGACTGGGTGACCGGATGTCACCTATCTCCTCCAAACGACGGCGGGCGCTCTCGACGGTCGGTGTGGCCGTCGGTGCGGCAACGGTCGGCTACACAGCTGGCAACCGGCGATCAGTCGTTGCGACGGGTGACGACGCACCCGCACTCAATGCACCGGGGGCCGATCTCGAAGATGTTGATGAAAAGCTCGCCGTCGCAGCGGAATCCGCTCTGGACTTTGACGACATCGATCCGCTGGTCAGTGAGAGCTTCTACGAAGTTGATATCAACTCCATCGACCCGGAACTCTCGGCCGCGGACTGGTCGCTATCCATCACCGGTGCTGTCGACGAAGAGGTCACGCTCACCTACGCAGACATTCTGGAGATGGACGCCGAAAACCGGTTCGTCACGCTCCGGTGTGTCGGCGAGAGCCTCAACGGCTACAAAACGGACACCGCGCTGTGGACCGGCGTTCCCGTCGACAGACTACTTGAAGAAGCCGGCATCCAAAGCGGCTGTGAGTGCGTGATGCTCCGGGCTGACGACGACTACTACGAGGAGTTCCCCATCGACGCGTTGCGGGGCGGCATGCTCGCCTACGGCATGAACGGGAAGATCCTCCCGCGCGGCCACGGCTACCCCGTCCGAGCACTGGTCCCCGGCCACTGGGGCGAAGTCAATGTCAAGTGGCTCTCAGAGATCGAAGTCCTCGACGAGGAGGCCGACGGCTACTGGGAGAAACGCGGCTGGCAGGGGACCGGGCCGGTGAATCCGGTCGCCAAACTTCACCACGAATCGATGCTTTCGGACGGCCGCCGACGCATCGGCGGCCACGCCTACGCTGGCCTGCGCGGCGTCCAGCGTGTCGAAGTCTCCACTGACGGCGGCGAGACGTGGGCGGACGCAACGCTCTCGGACCAGCTGCCGGCGGCCGGTGGCGACGGCCCCGCCGAGGACGCGTGGCGACAGTGGGAGTACACCTACGACCCGCCCTCGGACGGTCACACCGTTGTCGTCCGGATGGTCGACCAGCGCGGCGAGACACAGCCCGAAGACGAGACCGACTCGTATCC
- a CDS encoding DUF5830 family protein → MLGVESAIVSETRDPVELGVELLAHLEHGELSVADALDRIETVTTNPQVQREILDTAVMRGLIERENGVIRPRSQGSYVNFDSDVVVRDGDFSCQRCGAAISTGHFVQFDDGELGPFGSTCIRKVLGRE, encoded by the coding sequence TTGCTCGGGGTTGAATCGGCGATTGTGTCCGAGACGCGAGACCCGGTCGAACTCGGTGTCGAACTACTCGCCCATCTGGAACACGGGGAACTGTCCGTCGCCGACGCCCTCGACCGTATCGAGACGGTGACGACCAACCCGCAGGTCCAGCGAGAGATACTCGACACTGCAGTGATGCGGGGGCTCATCGAACGCGAGAACGGCGTCATCCGCCCGCGGTCACAGGGATCGTACGTAAACTTCGACAGCGATGTCGTCGTCCGTGACGGGGATTTCTCATGCCAGCGCTGTGGTGCAGCTATTAGTACGGGCCACTTCGTCCAGTTTGACGACGGCGAACTGGGCCCGTTCGGGTCAACGTGTATTCGGAAAGTGTTAGGACGGGAGTAA
- a CDS encoding HVO_2523 family zinc finger protein translates to MDEQPGGRPCPLCERAMYHRHCKYVCPEHGVVYDCADTFY, encoded by the coding sequence ATGGACGAGCAGCCCGGCGGTCGGCCATGTCCGCTCTGTGAGCGGGCAATGTACCACCGACACTGCAAGTACGTCTGTCCGGAGCACGGCGTCGTGTATGACTGCGCTGACACGTTCTACTGA
- a CDS encoding PAS domain S-box protein, which yields MSGHGGEISVLHVDDDPDLGDLVAVHLEQTHSNLAVCTERSAADGLERLSEHTFDCVVSDHDMPGMDGLEFLKVVREEYEELPFILFTGKGNEEIASDAISAGVTEYLQKGMGTDQYAVLANRIERAVEERRAKTALEESERMLSTLISNLPGMVYRARNEPDWPMEFVSDGAAELVGYSSETLERGDVSWGALIKDSETERLWETVQTCIAAGEPFEVSYQVETADGETRWMWERGRVVDTDDNGVEILEGFITDVTAREERERELAEQRAFTEKLIDSVDDMFYVVGTDGSLVRWNDTVQSVTGYTNEKLASMGIGDLIVDSDHEKLWRIFEETLETGYGTIEAGVETAEGERLQYEFKGTLIEDERGDLFGIAGIGRDITERKRRERELREYRTLVENVGDPMYVLDRDGTIEMVNEAMAVHLGYDRSEIIDSEPARFMPEGDVERGTALIRDLIDDDNRTWAAYEMRTISADGTVRINEDRIAPLFDEDGNFDGSVGVMRETTERKQRERELERYETIIEAVGDPVYTLDDEGVFTYVNEAVERLTGFEPDALIGEHISTIMAGEDISRGSDLIRTMLSDPTRQNMTFETDIVDQNGDHTPIEIHIALLPAEDEEFNGTAGVIRDISDRKDRERQLTEFASVVSHDLRNPLNVVKGRISVARTSGDVSHLEAAESAADRMDDLINDLLTLARQGDTVGETTMVDLAALAGQAWADVETGEARLEKHGTATVEADAARLRAVFENLFRNSVEHGSASDQKQPDDAEERECCTNTSAPITVSVGTTDTGFYVADDGAGIPLEERDNVFERGYTTSDTGTGFGLAIVTEVAQAHDWSVSLTESDGGGARFEFTTSSER from the coding sequence ATGAGTGGTCACGGGGGAGAGATTTCGGTGCTACACGTCGACGACGACCCCGACCTTGGCGATCTCGTTGCGGTCCATCTGGAGCAAACGCACAGTAATCTCGCTGTCTGTACCGAGCGAAGTGCAGCCGATGGGTTAGAGCGATTGTCCGAGCACACGTTCGACTGTGTCGTTAGCGATCACGACATGCCGGGCATGGACGGGCTCGAATTTCTGAAGGTCGTCCGCGAGGAGTACGAGGAACTCCCGTTTATTCTCTTTACTGGCAAGGGAAACGAGGAAATCGCGAGTGATGCCATCTCCGCTGGCGTCACCGAATATCTCCAGAAAGGAATGGGGACAGACCAGTACGCCGTGCTTGCCAACCGTATTGAGCGGGCTGTCGAGGAACGACGGGCCAAGACCGCGCTCGAAGAGTCCGAGCGGATGCTGTCGACGCTCATTTCGAATCTCCCGGGAATGGTGTATCGCGCCCGGAACGAGCCCGATTGGCCGATGGAGTTCGTCAGCGACGGTGCAGCGGAGCTAGTCGGCTACAGTTCGGAGACGCTCGAACGTGGCGACGTCTCCTGGGGCGCGCTGATTAAGGATTCCGAGACGGAGCGTCTCTGGGAAACAGTCCAGACCTGTATCGCCGCCGGCGAACCGTTTGAAGTCTCCTACCAGGTCGAGACGGCCGACGGTGAGACCCGCTGGATGTGGGAGCGCGGGCGTGTCGTCGACACCGACGACAATGGCGTCGAAATCCTCGAAGGGTTCATCACCGACGTGACTGCGCGCGAGGAGCGCGAACGGGAACTCGCGGAGCAACGGGCATTTACCGAGAAGCTCATCGACTCTGTCGACGATATGTTCTACGTGGTCGGCACCGACGGGAGCCTGGTCCGGTGGAACGACACCGTCCAGTCGGTGACCGGCTACACCAACGAGAAGTTAGCGTCGATGGGGATTGGCGACCTCATTGTGGATTCCGACCACGAGAAACTATGGAGGATATTCGAAGAGACGCTAGAAACAGGGTACGGAACCATCGAGGCAGGAGTCGAGACAGCTGAGGGCGAACGGCTCCAGTACGAGTTTAAGGGCACGCTCATCGAAGACGAGCGCGGCGACCTGTTCGGGATTGCCGGCATCGGCCGGGACATCACCGAGCGGAAGCGCCGGGAGCGAGAACTCAGAGAGTACCGGACGCTGGTCGAAAACGTCGGGGACCCGATGTACGTCCTCGACAGGGACGGGACCATAGAGATGGTGAACGAGGCGATGGCCGTCCATCTGGGGTACGACCGCTCGGAAATCATTGACTCGGAGCCAGCCCGGTTCATGCCCGAAGGAGACGTCGAGAGAGGAACAGCACTCATTCGTGACCTGATTGACGACGACAATCGGACGTGGGCGGCCTACGAGATGCGGACGATATCGGCTGACGGGACGGTCCGGATCAACGAGGACAGGATCGCACCGCTGTTCGACGAGGACGGGAACTTCGACGGGTCAGTCGGCGTGATGCGCGAGACGACAGAGCGAAAGCAACGCGAGCGGGAACTCGAACGCTACGAGACGATCATCGAGGCCGTCGGCGACCCGGTGTACACCCTCGACGACGAGGGCGTCTTCACCTACGTGAACGAGGCGGTAGAGCGACTGACAGGGTTCGAACCGGATGCACTCATCGGTGAGCACATCTCCACGATTATGGCTGGCGAGGACATCTCCCGCGGCAGCGACCTCATCCGGACCATGCTGTCTGACCCGACCCGGCAGAACATGACTTTCGAAACGGATATCGTCGATCAGAATGGGGATCACACCCCTATCGAGATCCATATCGCGTTGCTTCCAGCCGAAGACGAGGAGTTCAACGGGACAGCGGGCGTCATCCGCGACATCAGCGACCGGAAAGACAGGGAACGACAGCTTACAGAGTTCGCATCTGTCGTTAGCCACGACCTTCGAAACCCGCTGAACGTGGTCAAAGGGCGAATATCAGTTGCCCGGACGTCAGGCGACGTCTCACATCTTGAGGCGGCTGAGTCCGCGGCTGACCGGATGGACGACCTCATCAACGACCTGTTGACCCTCGCAAGGCAGGGCGATACGGTCGGTGAGACGACAATGGTTGACCTCGCCGCCCTCGCAGGGCAGGCCTGGGCCGATGTCGAAACCGGCGAAGCCAGGCTTGAAAAACACGGGACAGCGACGGTCGAAGCTGACGCGGCACGGCTCCGTGCGGTGTTCGAGAACCTGTTCCGGAACAGTGTGGAACATGGGTCCGCAAGCGACCAGAAGCAGCCCGACGACGCGGAGGAGCGCGAGTGTTGCACGAACACCTCAGCCCCGATTACTGTCTCCGTCGGGACAACGGATACCGGATTTTATGTGGCCGACGACGGCGCTGGTATTCCGCTGGAAGAGCGAGATAACGTGTTCGAACGGGGCTACACCACAAGCGATACGGGAACCGGGTTCGGGCTGGCAATCGTCACGGAGGTCGCACAGGCCCACGACTGGTCGGTATCGCTGACAGAAAGCGATGGCGGCGGCGCGCGATTCGAGTTCACGACGAGTTCGGAGCGCTGA
- a CDS encoding TVP38/TMEM64 family protein, with translation MDRLAKRQLVGTVGLVAVVAIATTLLTPERVVAQLMHLADHPVYLAGVIVGLYLVRPFFAWPTMPLSAFVGFVLGVKYGFPVALMGALVTCLIPYRFALRAGEQGGMFGWLGDSGRRIIEVTGETRGVLAARLSPVPADPVSYGAGFARVSPRSFAVGTFLGEIPWVAVEVTAGASLRSLTLTGLTVDALPHVLLLSAALAVLVLAGPAYRHVSAPNSS, from the coding sequence ATGGACCGCCTCGCGAAGCGACAGCTGGTCGGGACTGTCGGGCTAGTCGCAGTCGTCGCCATCGCGACGACGCTGCTTACACCCGAGCGGGTGGTGGCCCAGCTGATGCACCTCGCCGACCATCCCGTCTACCTCGCGGGTGTCATCGTCGGCCTGTATCTGGTCCGCCCGTTCTTCGCGTGGCCGACGATGCCGTTATCTGCGTTCGTCGGGTTCGTCCTCGGGGTCAAATATGGCTTCCCGGTCGCGCTGATGGGCGCACTCGTCACCTGCCTCATCCCCTACCGATTCGCACTCCGGGCCGGTGAGCAAGGCGGAATGTTCGGCTGGCTGGGGGACTCCGGCCGGCGGATCATCGAGGTGACCGGCGAGACGAGAGGCGTTCTCGCAGCGCGGCTCTCACCGGTGCCCGCGGACCCAGTCTCCTATGGGGCCGGGTTCGCCCGCGTCTCGCCGCGTTCATTCGCTGTCGGGACGTTTCTCGGTGAGATTCCGTGGGTTGCCGTCGAGGTCACCGCAGGCGCGTCACTGCGGTCGCTGACGCTCACTGGTCTCACCGTCGACGCACTCCCGCATGTCCTGTTGCTTTCCGCGGCGCTGGCTGTGCTGGTGCTTGCGGGGCCGGCCTACCGCCACGTCAGCGCTCCGAACTCGTCGTGA
- a CDS encoding FxLYD domain-containing protein: protein MRRRTYLTLAGAGLLAGCAGSGDDEGGGATTPERDTATESDTPPATNGSTSQETQTEASALFVVESFEGPDTVSVGETHQLEITVRNTGEVTGTYQGTLQYTTSQASGWDETEIEIGPIDPGEAETLTSDEITPTEAMEVQYRITGTDAGHTYRVVAPQAGLEVGRTGLVEVGLGYETTPMAEVAATNTGDAITGMASLTVDWFDGNDEYLASTRTYTRGLRPGEAWLARADPGIDVENPDEIASFEVSPGPASPAVYGPNGVTVSNSEYRASEQDVVVRATAKNTRESPIDYLVFVGKVYNDADEVIGHYWTNETDIDAGATVRFEGEPRTRGRNGAVSSHEVLVSTDNL from the coding sequence ATGCGCCGGAGAACATACCTGACACTGGCTGGGGCAGGATTACTCGCGGGGTGTGCTGGGTCTGGTGACGACGAGGGCGGCGGCGCGACAACACCAGAGCGTGATACGGCAACCGAGTCGGACACGCCGCCGGCAACCAACGGCTCTACATCGCAGGAGACTCAGACAGAGGCTTCGGCGCTGTTCGTAGTCGAATCCTTCGAGGGACCGGACACAGTATCGGTCGGCGAGACACACCAGTTGGAGATCACTGTTCGTAACACTGGCGAGGTGACGGGCACCTATCAGGGAACGCTCCAGTATACCACCTCGCAAGCGTCGGGGTGGGACGAAACCGAGATCGAGATTGGCCCCATCGATCCCGGTGAGGCTGAAACCCTCACGAGCGACGAAATCACGCCCACCGAGGCCATGGAGGTTCAGTATCGGATCACTGGCACGGACGCTGGCCACACTTATCGAGTCGTTGCACCGCAAGCCGGACTTGAGGTTGGTCGCACGGGACTCGTTGAGGTGGGTTTAGGGTATGAGACTACGCCGATGGCCGAAGTGGCAGCGACTAACACCGGCGACGCCATCACGGGGATGGCCAGCCTGACGGTGGACTGGTTTGACGGGAACGACGAATACCTCGCTTCAACAAGGACATACACGCGCGGGTTGCGCCCCGGCGAGGCGTGGCTGGCGCGTGCCGATCCCGGCATCGATGTTGAGAATCCCGACGAGATTGCGAGCTTCGAGGTGTCGCCGGGTCCGGCATCGCCAGCGGTGTACGGTCCTAACGGCGTCACCGTCTCAAATTCGGAATACCGCGCCAGCGAGCAGGATGTCGTTGTCAGAGCTACGGCGAAAAATACCCGTGAGTCGCCGATTGACTATCTTGTGTTCGTTGGGAAGGTATACAACGATGCCGACGAAGTCATCGGCCACTACTGGACGAACGAAACGGACATTGATGCCGGCGCAACGGTCCGGTTTGAGGGGGAACCTCGGACCCGCGGCCGGAATGGCGCTGTCTCCAGTCACGAGGTACTGGTCTCGACAGATAACCTGTAA